GGTCCTGAGGTCAAGGTCAGGGCATAGCGCACCGGGTCCGCAACCTGGTAATGGACCACGGCCGTCACGTCCACAAGGTTGGCGTCGCCGCTCACCATGATCGACTCGGCGGGAACGGCCCGGTAGCTCTTGGAGCGGTGCTGGGTGTTCCACTCGTAAGCTGCCGACTGTGCAAGGCCGACGCCGCCACTGGACCGGAAGCCAATCTCGAGGGCACGCACGCGGCTGGTGGCTACCGCCGTCACTCGTCCGATCGGCCAGGGTGGCGAGTAGCGTAGACCCGGTTGAGCGGTGCCCAGATACCGGCCCAGCACTCGAACCACGCCCACATCGCCCGGCCCAATCTGGTACGCACCGGAGGCCACCCACAGCAGAAGGAGCCCACCGACCAGCACGCGACGATCCGCCTGCCAGACTCGCCGCAGCAGCGCAGCAAGCGCTCGGCGCTTTGGCAAGGCCGGAAGCCCGACATACTCCCGCAGATTCCGGAGCGCTTGGCCGCCGGTTCTCGCAGCCCGCTTCCCGAGCTGTCGCGGCGATCCTAGCAGTCGCAGCGAGTTGCTGATCACCGCCAGCGACCCAATCTGGTGGATCACGGCGGCGACCACCGGCGTAACCTTGCCCCAGCCGGCAAGGGCAACGCCGACGCCGTTGAAGGCCAGGGCGAACCAGCGGATGTTCTCGTCAATCGTCTGCAGCGCCCGGCGGCTGATCCTCAGGAGTGGCTCCAGGCGCGTAAGGTCGTCGGTCATGAGGACGACGTCGGCGGCTTCGGCAGCGAGGTCGGTGCCAATGTCGCCCATCGCCACACCCACCTGTGCCGCCGCCAGGGCCGGTGCATCGTTGACGCCGTCGCCGACCATCAGCACTCGCAGCCCCTCGGCCTGCAGGTCACGAATCCGCTCGGACTTCTCACGGGGAAGCAGCCCCGCATACACCTCGTTGATGCCGACCCGGTTCCCAAGATTGCGCGCAGCGTTCTCGTTGTCACCCGTCAGTATCACAATCCGACGCACTCCGGCCTCGCGCAGGGAAGCGACGGCTGCCGCTGCGTGCTCACGTACCTGGTCGACTACTGACAGCAAGCCCACGACCTCAGTGTCGACGCCAACCAGCACCAGCGTTTGCCCGGCAGCGTGGAGACCTTCGACCTCCTGTAAGGCCTGGGCCGAGAGCGCAATCCCGCACTCCTCCAGAAGCTCCCGGCGGCCGACAGTCACTCGGCGTCCCTTGACGGTCGCCCTCACGCCAAGCCCCGGAAGCGCCTCGAAGTCCTCGGGTACGACAACGGGCAAGCCTCTCTGGCGCGCTTCGGTCTCGATGAGCCGACCGATGACATGCTCGGAGCGCGACTCGGCCGCAGCGGCAAGCTGGAGCACCTCTTCCTCAGGCAAGCCCAGGCCAACCACTTCGCCCACTCTCGGCTGCCCAAGGGTCAGGGTGCCGGTCTTGTCGAAGACCACGCAGTCGATGGCGCCGCAGGCCTCCAGCGCCACGCCGCTCTTGACCAGGACGCCATCCCGGGCCAGTCGCCCGAGGGCCGCCACGACCGCCGTGGGGACCGCCAGCACAAGCGAGCACGGACAGGCCACAACCAGCACCGAGATCGCGCTGACCTTGTTCTTGGTGATCAGGAACACGGCGAGGGCGATCGCCAGCACGACCGGCACGAAGTACACCGCATAGCGATCGGCCCGGCGCTGCACCGGCGCTTCCTGCTCCTCAATCTGCTCCATGAGGCGGATGATCCGCGCCAGCGTGGTGTCTTCGCCGACCTTGCTCGCCCGGACTTCCAGCGCACCGGTCAGGTTGACGGTGCCGGTGAGGACCTCCTGCCCCGGCGTCTTCGCGACGGGGATCGGTTCACCCGTGAAGGCGCTCTCATCGACATCCGAGGCGCCCTCGACCACTTCGCCGTCCACCGGGAGACGCTCACCGGGGCGCACAATGACCAGCGTGCCGACGCAGACTTCCTCGACCGGGACCTCGCGCTCCTCGCCATCGACACGAACCCGCGCACGCCGAGGCATGACCGAGATGAGTCGGCGCAGGTCTGCCTGAGTGCGGCTGGAGGTGAACTCCTCCAGCGCCTCACCAATCAGCATGATCAGGATGACTTCGGCGGCGGCGAGGTACTGCCCGATGGACAAGGCCGCCAGTGAGGC
The sequence above is drawn from the Armatimonadia bacterium genome and encodes:
- a CDS encoding cation-translocating P-type ATPase family protein, whose protein sequence is MHEPERHAPWKAFVFPAVVAVLVLLRWLGPWKSIGGLDLSVLIVAFGGWRIFLGAVENLLRFQIKGDLPVAIASLAALSIGQYLAAAEVILIMLIGEALEEFTSSRTQADLRRLISVMPRRARVRVDGEEREVPVEEVCVGTLVIVRPGERLPVDGEVVEGASDVDESAFTGEPIPVAKTPGQEVLTGTVNLTGALEVRASKVGEDTTLARIIRLMEQIEEQEAPVQRRADRYAVYFVPVVLAIALAVFLITKNKVSAISVLVVACPCSLVLAVPTAVVAALGRLARDGVLVKSGVALEACGAIDCVVFDKTGTLTLGQPRVGEVVGLGLPEEEVLQLAAAAESRSEHVIGRLIETEARQRGLPVVVPEDFEALPGLGVRATVKGRRVTVGRRELLEECGIALSAQALQEVEGLHAAGQTLVLVGVDTEVVGLLSVVDQVREHAAAAVASLREAGVRRIVILTGDNENAARNLGNRVGINEVYAGLLPREKSERIRDLQAEGLRVLMVGDGVNDAPALAAAQVGVAMGDIGTDLAAEAADVVLMTDDLTRLEPLLRISRRALQTIDENIRWFALAFNGVGVALAGWGKVTPVVAAVIHQIGSLAVISNSLRLLGSPRQLGKRAARTGGQALRNLREYVGLPALPKRRALAALLRRVWQADRRVLVGGLLLLWVASGAYQIGPGDVGVVRVLGRYLGTAQPGLRYSPPWPIGRVTAVATSRVRALEIGFRSSGGVGLAQSAAYEWNTQHRSKSYRAVPAESIMVSGDANLVDVTAVVHYQVADPVRYALTLTSGPVLVRAICEHAVRCAVNGAPADDLLVSGRARLEEAILQEAQTLADHYGSGLRIVRVALQDVHPPVEVVDAYRSVSSEAEQKQRKINEAEAYAGEQLLLGQGESAKQRLDAAAYAVNRERRAVGDATRFTFREQAYRSGPQVERIRLHLKAVDEGLTSPRKIVLDSQAVGRRQLLYVGPEGLRLSLPQEAPPAADLQNVPPPAG